In one Sphingomonas sp. AP4-R1 genomic region, the following are encoded:
- a CDS encoding flagellar motor switch protein FliG, whose product MGMMAPIAEPAELKRYSGLQRAATLMLALGQEHGAPIWELLSMEEIKELSSCISYLGRVPAAVVEHLLLLFSSEVSSMATLHGSFDSAERLLVGVLPPDRVREIMEDIRGPSGRTMWDKLSNVSETVLAGYLKNEYPQTIAVILQKLRADHAARVLSELPGDLGTDVIMRMLRMDTVQKDVIQEVEQTLKSEFMGNLARSQRRDPHEAIAEVFNALDRTTEEQMLAALDDRAPESADRIRALMFTFEDLGKLLPAAVQVVVRNSNKRELALALKGAPDDIKQLFLGAMSQRAGKLMQDDMAAMGPVRARDCEEAQANLVRLTKNLGDRGEILLVDSKSDDAMIY is encoded by the coding sequence ATGGGCATGATGGCACCGATCGCAGAGCCTGCTGAATTGAAACGATATTCCGGCCTGCAGCGCGCCGCCACCCTGATGCTCGCTCTGGGCCAGGAGCATGGCGCGCCGATCTGGGAATTGCTGTCCATGGAGGAAATAAAGGAATTATCCTCCTGTATTTCTTACCTCGGCCGTGTGCCCGCCGCCGTGGTCGAGCATCTTCTCCTGCTCTTCTCGTCCGAAGTCTCCAGCATGGCGACGCTGCATGGCTCGTTCGACAGCGCGGAACGGCTGCTGGTCGGCGTGCTGCCGCCCGATCGCGTGCGCGAGATCATGGAGGATATTCGCGGCCCGTCCGGCCGGACGATGTGGGACAAGCTCTCCAACGTCAGCGAGACCGTCCTCGCCGGCTATCTGAAGAACGAATATCCGCAGACGATCGCCGTGATCCTGCAGAAGCTGCGCGCCGATCATGCCGCGCGCGTGCTTTCGGAGCTGCCCGGCGATCTCGGCACCGACGTGATCATGCGCATGCTGCGGATGGATACCGTGCAGAAGGACGTGATCCAGGAGGTGGAGCAGACGCTGAAGAGCGAGTTCATGGGCAATCTCGCCCGCTCGCAGCGGCGCGATCCGCACGAGGCGATCGCGGAAGTGTTCAACGCGCTGGACCGCACCACCGAGGAGCAGATGCTGGCCGCGCTCGACGATCGCGCGCCGGAATCGGCCGATCGCATCCGCGCCCTGATGTTCACCTTCGAGGATCTCGGCAAGCTGCTGCCCGCCGCCGTCCAGGTCGTGGTGCGCAATTCGAACAAGCGCGAGCTGGCCTTGGCGCTCAAGGGCGCGCCGGACGACATCAAGCAATTGTTCCTGGGCGCGATGAGCCAGCGCGCGGGCAAGCTGATGCAGGACGATATGGCCGCGATGGGCCCGGTGCGCGCGCGCGATTGCGAGGAAGCGCAGGCCAATCTGGTGCGCCTCACCAAGAATCTCGGCGATCGCGGCGAGATCCTGCTCGTCGATTCCAAGAGCGACGATGCGATGATCTATTGA
- a CDS encoding FliH/SctL family protein: MEIKPFGFSRSFEIPGSQVAAELGEDLLAEMTTLRATIVQMRARHGEALLEARREGFEVGRTHASGEQSGALLAATDALHAALDNVDLRLSDQIRAIHRDAVDLALAAAATLAGHAIDFAPGRAVDEALDRALEQVERGTGLVIRVHPKLTEVMEERLATRIARERRKLNLTLMADETIQPGDGQISWKEGALGVDAAARRAALVAELAPLLDPAAPGTKESDTANIADQIIL, encoded by the coding sequence ATGGAAATCAAGCCTTTCGGGTTCAGTCGTTCGTTCGAGATCCCGGGTTCGCAGGTCGCGGCCGAGCTGGGCGAAGATCTGCTGGCGGAGATGACGACGCTGCGTGCCACGATCGTGCAGATGCGCGCGCGCCACGGCGAGGCGCTGCTGGAGGCGCGGCGCGAAGGCTTCGAAGTCGGCCGCACCCATGCCAGCGGCGAACAGTCGGGAGCGTTGCTCGCCGCGACCGACGCGCTGCACGCCGCGCTGGACAATGTGGACCTGCGCCTGTCCGATCAGATCCGCGCCATCCATCGCGACGCTGTGGATCTCGCGCTGGCGGCCGCCGCGACCCTCGCCGGCCATGCGATCGATTTCGCGCCCGGCCGCGCGGTGGACGAGGCGCTGGATCGCGCGCTGGAGCAGGTGGAGCGGGGCACCGGCCTCGTCATCCGGGTCCATCCGAAGCTGACGGAGGTGATGGAGGAAAGGCTCGCCACGCGCATCGCGCGCGAACGGCGCAAGCTCAACCTCACCCTGATGGCGGATGAGACGATCCAGCCGGGCGACGGGCAGATCAGCTGGAAGGAAGGCGCGCTCGGCGTGGACGCGGCGGCGCGGCGCGCGGCGCTGGTGGCCGAGCTGGCACCGCTGCTGGATCCCGCCGCACCCGGCACAAAAGAATCGGACACGGCAAATATTGCCGATCAAATCATCCTATAA
- the fliF gene encoding flagellar basal-body MS-ring/collar protein FliF — protein MIMGGVVLALLIGIAALAMRGSSSEMGYLYTDLDPSAAQAITEKLKTQGVPFQLSADGTAVMAPVDRMPELRMSLASERLGGKIGYEVLDSEEAFGVSSSRAKINETRAIEGELSKSIESLDRISKARVHIVMPEREIFAAEPRKASAAVTVKTNGRLPKEAVQSIRYLVASSVPELSPAAVSVVDQTGALLARAGEEGSGASGDLDDQQTAIEGRLRSQLESMIEPIVGAGKVRAEIAVSLDRDQTREEADVFDPDTQVIAHQVTVDSNDQNQANNAGSEGVTVGAQLPDANGPITGTGGESQRSARNESSEETSFQNSHKQTVSVRAPGKINRLSVAVMVDGGPQGLPPAQVQRLTRLVENAVGFDAERGDSVVVESMAFSAPPADGFGGNLPFGLTGGQLLDFLKWVVLAGGLIGGAVVLRRRLKPDAAAAPVALTADAEALLALPDGSAPADAAAAQLEDQTDHATTMELLDQEIALAQVDGRIRLSALRRIGDAISKSPAESASVIRQWMNA, from the coding sequence ATGATCATGGGCGGCGTCGTGCTGGCCCTGCTCATCGGCATCGCGGCGCTGGCGATGCGCGGATCCTCCTCCGAAATGGGGTATCTCTATACGGATCTCGATCCGTCGGCCGCCCAGGCGATCACGGAGAAGCTGAAGACGCAGGGCGTCCCCTTCCAGCTGTCGGCGGACGGCACGGCGGTGATGGCGCCGGTCGATCGGATGCCGGAACTCCGCATGAGTCTGGCGTCCGAACGGCTGGGCGGCAAGATCGGCTATGAGGTGCTGGATAGCGAGGAGGCGTTCGGCGTCTCCTCGTCCCGCGCCAAGATCAACGAGACGCGCGCGATCGAGGGCGAACTCTCCAAATCGATCGAGAGCCTCGACCGGATCAGCAAGGCCCGCGTCCATATCGTGATGCCGGAGCGGGAAATCTTTGCCGCCGAGCCCCGCAAGGCCAGCGCCGCCGTTACGGTGAAGACCAACGGTCGCCTGCCCAAGGAGGCGGTGCAGTCGATCCGCTACCTCGTCGCCTCCTCCGTGCCCGAGCTGTCGCCCGCCGCCGTCTCGGTGGTCGATCAGACGGGCGCGCTGCTGGCGCGGGCCGGCGAGGAGGGAAGCGGGGCGAGCGGCGATCTCGACGATCAGCAGACCGCGATCGAGGGGCGCCTGCGCAGCCAGCTGGAATCGATGATCGAGCCGATCGTGGGCGCGGGCAAGGTGCGCGCCGAAATCGCCGTCTCGCTGGATCGGGATCAGACACGCGAGGAAGCCGATGTGTTCGATCCCGATACGCAGGTGATCGCGCATCAGGTGACGGTCGACTCCAACGATCAGAACCAGGCCAACAATGCCGGCTCCGAAGGCGTCACCGTCGGCGCGCAGCTGCCCGATGCGAACGGCCCGATCACCGGCACCGGCGGCGAAAGCCAGCGCTCGGCGCGCAACGAATCCTCGGAGGAAACCAGCTTCCAGAACAGCCACAAGCAGACGGTCAGCGTCCGTGCGCCGGGCAAGATCAATCGCCTGTCGGTGGCGGTGATGGTCGATGGCGGGCCGCAGGGCCTGCCCCCGGCACAGGTGCAGCGCCTGACCCGGCTAGTGGAAAATGCGGTCGGCTTCGATGCGGAGCGTGGCGACAGCGTGGTGGTCGAGAGCATGGCCTTCTCCGCGCCGCCGGCGGACGGCTTCGGTGGCAATCTGCCCTTCGGCCTGACGGGCGGCCAACTGCTCGATTTCCTGAAGTGGGTGGTGCTGGCCGGTGGCCTGATCGGTGGCGCGGTGGTGTTGCGCCGCCGCCTGAAGCCCGACGCTGCCGCCGCGCCGGTCGCGCTCACGGCCGACGCGGAGGCGCTGCTCGCGCTGCCCGACGGCAGCGCGCCGGCGGACGCCGCCGCCGCCCAACTGGAGGATCAGACCGATCACGCGACCACGATGGAACTGCTCGATCAGGAGATCGCGCTGGCCCAGGTCGATGGCCGCATCCGTCTCTCCGCGCTGCGTCGCATCGGTGACGCGATTTCGAAGAGCCCGGCCGAATCGGCCTCGGTCATTCGCCAATGGATGAACGCTTGA
- the fliN gene encoding flagellar motor switch protein FliN, whose protein sequence is MKDALIMDTHSTPHPLPLPSAELRDDAGMAAAPEPAASTTAPGDLQPVMDIPVRMRAILGRARMDLNQLLRLKAGEVVELDRRAGEPVDIFVNNRFIARGEVVLIDNDLGVTLTEIVRQDR, encoded by the coding sequence TTGAAGGACGCCCTGATCATGGACACGCATTCCACGCCTCATCCCCTTCCGCTTCCTTCGGCCGAACTGCGCGACGATGCCGGCATGGCCGCCGCGCCGGAGCCTGCGGCCTCCACCACGGCACCGGGCGATCTGCAGCCGGTGATGGACATTCCCGTCCGGATGCGGGCCATCCTCGGCCGCGCGCGGATGGATCTGAACCAGCTGCTCCGCCTGAAGGCGGGCGAGGTGGTGGAGCTGGATCGCCGCGCGGGCGAGCCGGTCGATATCTTCGTCAACAATCGCTTCATCGCGCGCGGCGAAGTGGTGCTGATCGACAATGATCTGGGCGTCACGCTGACGGAAATCGTCCGGCAGGATCGTTGA
- a CDS encoding helix-turn-helix domain-containing protein: MREPPYPFAVSEDDAAERLLLIGYRHHVLEVAFDVARKNAATLSVRAFSREMLAALAEGEGDLLGIEMHFGRVAESLPQAAPPPTDGLMPAVDTLVGRNLADVEQALILTTLTHCNGNRTSAAAMLGISVRTMRNKLRAFLDDGVAVTPAGPCAGGPFFSGPH; encoded by the coding sequence ATGCGCGAGCCGCCTTATCCTTTCGCCGTGTCGGAGGACGACGCGGCCGAGCGCCTGCTGCTGATCGGCTATCGCCATCATGTGCTGGAGGTCGCCTTCGATGTGGCGCGCAAGAATGCCGCCACCCTTTCGGTGCGCGCTTTCAGTCGCGAGATGCTCGCTGCTCTGGCGGAGGGTGAAGGCGATCTGCTGGGGATCGAAATGCATTTCGGCCGCGTCGCCGAAAGCCTGCCGCAGGCCGCGCCTCCGCCCACGGACGGCCTGATGCCCGCCGTCGACACGCTCGTCGGCCGCAACCTCGCCGATGTGGAGCAGGCGTTGATCCTCACCACGCTCACGCATTGCAACGGCAACCGCACGTCGGCCGCCGCCATGCTCGGCATCTCGGTGCGGACGATGCGCAACAAGCTGCGCGCCTTCCTGGATGACGGCGTTGCCGTCACCCCCGCCGGGCCATGTGCCGGCGGCCCCTTCTTTTCCGGACCGCACTGA
- the flhA gene encoding flagellar biosynthesis protein FlhA has protein sequence MPPILDMLVRRVGSGRDLALATGIIAIIAMLILPMPGWLLDFGLALSITVSVLILMTALFIEKPLQLSSFPTILLIVTMLRLGLNLASTRLILGHGHEGHQSAGGVIGAFGEFLMGGETIIGLTMFLILVVINFVVITKGASRIAEVGARFSLDSMPGKQMAIDADLSSGMISEADARLRRDELEAESGFYGAMDGASKFVKGDAIASLVITGINILVGLTIGVLIHGLPFGDAFRSYTVLTAGEGLVSQIPALIVSIAAGLLVSKGSVKGKTGAALVDQLGRYPKAFGMVAALMAGLALMPGLPLLPFACFAGLAGWAAWHMMRKEEGRVAEECVQAMLQEREANNVEEPIARTLAIDAVRIELGYALLPLINDSNAEPRLDDQVRALRRQMATDYGFVLPSVRILDNMALGPNDYIIFIKETEAARGQIRIDKLLVINPDGADIGLPGEPTHEPVFNLPAIWIDRGMRDEAGLRGLTTVNSGTVITTHLTEIVKSNLPDLLSYAETQKLLMDVHKDSERLVADIVPAKISISGVQRLLQNLLSEEVSIRDIPSILEGIAEAVAFTNNIGLMTEHVRGRLARQISAQHMRDGAIPILTLGPLWDERFHADIIGEGDDRHLAMAPTYLQEFITALRDSHDRLAAQGEMPCLLTSPAIRPFVRSVVERVRPSTVVLSQNEIHARARIRTLGTLGGVLAPEMDAIAA, from the coding sequence ATGCCCCCGATCCTCGACATGCTGGTGCGGCGCGTGGGATCGGGCCGCGATCTCGCGCTCGCCACGGGCATCATCGCCATCATCGCGATGCTCATCCTGCCGATGCCCGGTTGGCTGCTGGATTTCGGTCTGGCCTTGTCGATCACGGTCTCGGTGCTGATCCTGATGACGGCGCTCTTCATCGAAAAGCCGCTCCAGCTTTCCAGTTTCCCCACGATCCTGCTGATCGTCACGATGCTGCGGCTGGGCCTGAACCTCGCCTCCACGCGCCTGATCCTGGGGCATGGGCATGAGGGGCATCAGTCGGCGGGCGGGGTGATCGGCGCGTTCGGCGAATTCCTGATGGGCGGCGAGACGATCATCGGCCTCACGATGTTCCTGATTCTCGTGGTCATCAATTTCGTCGTGATCACGAAGGGCGCGAGCCGCATCGCGGAGGTGGGCGCGCGCTTCAGCCTGGATTCGATGCCCGGCAAGCAGATGGCGATCGATGCCGATCTGTCGTCGGGCATGATCTCGGAAGCGGACGCGCGCCTGCGCCGGGATGAGCTGGAGGCGGAGAGCGGCTTCTACGGCGCGATGGATGGTGCCTCCAAATTCGTGAAGGGCGATGCGATCGCCAGCCTCGTCATCACGGGCATCAACATCCTCGTCGGCCTCACGATCGGCGTGCTGATCCACGGCCTGCCCTTCGGCGATGCCTTCCGCAGCTATACCGTGCTCACGGCGGGCGAAGGGCTCGTCAGCCAGATCCCGGCGCTGATCGTCTCGATCGCGGCGGGCCTGCTCGTCTCCAAGGGCAGCGTGAAGGGCAAGACCGGCGCGGCCCTGGTCGATCAGCTCGGCCGCTATCCCAAGGCGTTCGGCATGGTCGCGGCGCTGATGGCCGGCCTCGCGCTCATGCCGGGCTTGCCGCTTTTGCCCTTCGCCTGCTTCGCCGGCCTCGCCGGCTGGGCCGCCTGGCACATGATGCGCAAGGAGGAGGGGCGCGTCGCCGAGGAGTGCGTGCAGGCGATGCTGCAGGAGCGCGAGGCGAACAATGTGGAGGAGCCGATCGCGCGCACGCTCGCGATCGACGCGGTCCGCATCGAGCTGGGCTATGCGCTGCTGCCGCTCATCAACGACAGCAATGCCGAGCCCCGTCTGGACGATCAGGTGCGCGCGCTGCGCCGCCAGATGGCGACCGATTACGGCTTCGTGCTGCCCTCGGTCCGTATCCTCGACAATATGGCGCTGGGACCGAACGACTATATCATCTTCATCAAGGAGACGGAGGCGGCGCGCGGCCAGATCCGCATCGACAAATTGCTCGTCATCAATCCCGACGGCGCGGACATCGGCCTGCCGGGCGAACCGACGCACGAGCCCGTCTTCAACCTGCCCGCCATCTGGATCGATCGCGGCATGCGCGACGAGGCGGGGCTGCGCGGCCTCACCACTGTCAACAGCGGCACCGTCATCACCACGCACCTGACCGAGATCGTGAAGAGCAACCTGCCGGATCTGCTCTCCTATGCGGAGACGCAGAAACTGCTGATGGACGTCCACAAGGACTCCGAGCGGCTGGTGGCGGATATCGTGCCCGCCAAGATCTCGATTTCGGGCGTGCAGCGTCTGCTGCAGAACCTCCTGTCGGAAGAGGTCTCGATCCGCGACATTCCCTCGATCCTCGAAGGGATTGCGGAGGCGGTGGCCTTCACCAACAATATCGGGCTGATGACGGAGCATGTGCGCGGCCGCCTCGCACGCCAGATTTCCGCGCAGCATATGCGCGACGGCGCGATCCCGATCCTCACGCTCGGGCCTTTGTGGGACGAGCGTTTCCATGCCGACATCATCGGCGAGGGTGATGATCGCCACCTCGCCATGGCGCCCACCTATCTCCAGGAATTCATCACGGCGCTGCGCGACAGCCACGATCGGCTGGCCGCGCAGGGCGAGATGCCCTGTTTGCTGACGAGCCCCGCCATCCGCCCCTTCGTCCGCTCGGTGGTGGAGCGCGTGCGGCCCAGCACGGTCGTCCTCTCGCAGAACGAGATCCACGCGCGTGCCCGCATCCGCACGCTGGGCACCCTGGGCGGCGTGCTGGCCCCGGAAATGGACGCGATCGCCGCGTAA
- a CDS encoding flagellar hook-length control protein FliK, with protein sequence MPLATISAPSSSRAAAALAAGGHAPAGTAQPGASAPAQGFADLVDVVVAEPVVTAGGPAGGAVVPDLATAPIPAPASNEPRASLPVPLPVTPQALPSGAVLADAMTSEAAIAPPELPPQPAAASKPTPETPAPAEPVRPIEVRTVADAQSPAIPVLVVDAAATPLTPKLKASADPIAKDGDEAGGKDTGSALALATPLADPAPLVPPAAAATPQPQVAPVAVQVAAAIPSQPAEEFAASAPQVDPSQPLAGDTAPAASHAGLRTTALAEIPTPVSADADGLTAPLFSQALGQQVQPGPILAGMAYAPGKAAPASAMVRARAGQMGRDMGAVISRHVVEGRDQVTVRLTPPEMGRVDVRLSFDHAKGLRAIVATESPAAMDLLRRDMGDLNRALADAGIRTDADSFRFDSRSSGGGFAQPDHSRQNPQGQSSAPFRTARGDLSADPSAERAWRPLRASGGIDMIA encoded by the coding sequence TTGCCGCTTGCCACGATCAGCGCACCGTCTTCCTCGCGCGCCGCCGCCGCGCTCGCGGCCGGGGGCCATGCTCCCGCGGGCACTGCCCAGCCCGGAGCCTCCGCCCCGGCACAGGGCTTTGCCGATCTGGTCGATGTCGTCGTGGCCGAGCCGGTGGTGACGGCCGGCGGGCCGGCCGGCGGGGCGGTCGTGCCCGATCTGGCGACCGCACCGATTCCCGCACCCGCCAGCAATGAGCCGCGCGCCAGCCTGCCCGTCCCTTTGCCTGTCACCCCGCAGGCCCTGCCCTCCGGCGCCGTGCTGGCCGATGCCATGACATCGGAGGCGGCGATCGCGCCGCCCGAACTGCCGCCACAGCCGGCCGCCGCGTCCAAGCCGACCCCGGAGACGCCCGCGCCCGCAGAACCCGTCCGACCCATCGAGGTCCGCACGGTCGCGGATGCGCAGAGTCCGGCCATCCCGGTCTTGGTGGTCGACGCCGCGGCGACGCCGCTCACTCCCAAGCTCAAGGCCTCCGCCGATCCCATCGCCAAGGACGGCGACGAAGCGGGCGGCAAGGATACGGGCTCGGCGCTCGCGCTCGCCACGCCGCTTGCGGATCCGGCCCCGCTCGTGCCACCCGCTGCTGCCGCCACGCCCCAGCCGCAGGTCGCGCCCGTAGCGGTGCAGGTCGCGGCGGCCATCCCGTCGCAGCCGGCCGAGGAATTCGCAGCCTCCGCGCCGCAGGTCGATCCGTCCCAGCCGCTCGCCGGCGATACCGCGCCGGCCGCGTCCCACGCGGGGCTCCGCACCACCGCGCTGGCGGAGATTCCGACCCCGGTTTCCGCCGACGCCGACGGCCTCACCGCGCCATTGTTCAGCCAGGCGCTCGGCCAGCAGGTGCAGCCCGGCCCGATTCTCGCGGGCATGGCCTACGCGCCCGGCAAGGCCGCTCCCGCCTCCGCCATGGTCCGCGCGCGCGCCGGCCAGATGGGGCGCGACATGGGCGCGGTCATCTCGCGTCACGTGGTCGAGGGGCGCGATCAGGTGACGGTGCGCCTCACGCCGCCCGAAATGGGCCGCGTCGATGTCCGCCTGTCGTTCGATCATGCGAAGGGCCTGCGCGCGATCGTCGCCACCGAAAGCCCGGCGGCGATGGACCTGCTCCGCCGCGACATGGGCGATCTGAACCGCGCGCTGGCCGATGCCGGCATCCGCACCGATGCGGATTCGTTCCGCTTTGACAGCCGTTCGTCGGGCGGCGGTTTCGCCCAGCCCGATCATTCGCGCCAGAACCCGCAGGGCCAGTCCTCCGCGCCGTTCCGCACCGCGCGCGGAGACCTTTCCGCCGATCCCTCCGCCGAGCGCGCCTGGCGCCCGCTCCGCGCGAGCGGCGGCATCGACATGATCGCTTGA
- a CDS encoding flagellar hook assembly protein FlgD, with amino-acid sequence MTDVSSTSGTQNNAATQSTTNQSLINPDFNMFLSLLTTQLQNQDPLDPMDTAQYTQQLVQFSQVEQSIQQSGTLKDILAKLSTQDMTQAASFIGREVRFDTPVAGLGEGPATWSYTLESKPASLTATVKDASGKIVHTETLTPTEAARFSWDGKLADGSKAAEGVYTLSLDAKDASGTAVASVINSIGTVKDVVSTDGTNVMLGVNGARFPLASLVAISSVDSAE; translated from the coding sequence ATGACCGACGTCAGCAGCACCAGCGGCACGCAGAATAACGCCGCCACCCAGTCGACTACGAACCAGAGCCTGATCAATCCGGATTTCAACATGTTCCTGTCGCTGCTCACCACGCAGCTGCAGAATCAGGATCCGCTCGATCCGATGGATACGGCGCAATATACGCAGCAGCTCGTCCAGTTCTCGCAGGTCGAGCAGTCGATCCAGCAGTCGGGCACGCTGAAGGACATCCTCGCCAAGCTCTCGACGCAGGATATGACGCAGGCGGCCTCGTTCATCGGCCGCGAGGTGCGCTTCGACACGCCCGTCGCGGGGCTCGGGGAGGGGCCGGCCACCTGGTCCTACACGCTGGAATCCAAGCCCGCCTCGCTCACCGCCACGGTGAAGGATGCGTCCGGCAAGATCGTGCACACCGAAACGCTGACGCCCACCGAAGCCGCGCGCTTCAGCTGGGACGGCAAGCTTGCGGACGGGAGCAAGGCGGCCGAGGGCGTCTATACGCTGTCGCTCGATGCGAAGGACGCGTCGGGCACGGCCGTCGCCTCGGTGATCAACTCGATCGGCACGGTGAAGGATGTGGTGTCGACCGACGGCACGAACGTGATGCTCGGCGTCAACGGCGCCCGCTTCCCGCTGGCCAGCCTGGTGGCGATCTCGTCCGTCGACAGCGCGGAATGA
- the flgH gene encoding flagellar basal body L-ring protein FlgH, which yields MTARTLPALLAITALSATLGGCGAVGRLSAVGKAPKMTASEPATSPMVQPSLGEKSSAGRYAMGAAPPVTPGGTSLFRIGAGAFLHDQRAASVGDILTVRINIADNAVLDNSSTRSRSGAEKMGIPGLFGLESKIPKILPGTPDPAKLVDANSNSNSTGAGNTSRSEQINTTVAAIVVDVLPNGNLVIRGRQEVRVNYELREMLISGIVRPQDIARDNSIRNSQIADARISYGGRGQITDMQQPRWGQQVYEAVMPF from the coding sequence ATGACCGCCAGGACCCTGCCTGCCTTGCTCGCGATCACCGCTCTGTCCGCCACGCTCGGCGGCTGCGGCGCGGTGGGGCGCCTGTCCGCCGTGGGCAAGGCGCCGAAGATGACGGCGAGCGAGCCCGCAACCTCGCCGATGGTGCAGCCGTCGCTGGGCGAGAAATCCTCGGCCGGGCGCTATGCGATGGGTGCGGCCCCGCCCGTCACGCCCGGCGGCACCTCGCTGTTCCGGATCGGCGCCGGCGCCTTCCTCCACGATCAGCGCGCCGCCAGCGTGGGCGATATCCTGACCGTGCGGATCAACATCGCCGACAATGCCGTGCTCGACAACAGCTCGACCCGTTCGCGCAGCGGGGCGGAGAAGATGGGCATACCCGGCCTGTTCGGCCTGGAGAGCAAGATCCCCAAGATCCTGCCCGGCACGCCCGATCCGGCCAAGCTGGTGGACGCCAATTCCAACTCCAATTCGACGGGCGCGGGCAACACGTCGCGCAGCGAACAGATCAACACCACCGTCGCCGCGATCGTCGTCGACGTGCTGCCCAACGGCAATCTCGTGATCCGGGGGCGGCAGGAGGTGCGCGTGAATTACGAACTGCGCGAGATGCTGATCTCCGGCATCGTCCGCCCGCAGGACATCGCCCGCGACAACAGCATCCGCAACAGCCAGATCGCCGACGCGCGCATCAGCTATGGCGGCCGCGGCCAGATCACCGACATGCAGCAGCCGCGCTGGGGCCAGCAGGTCTACGAGGCGGTGATGCCGTTCTGA
- the flgA gene encoding flagellar basal body P-ring formation chaperone FlgA, with protein MNRLSILLTGLLQAAPAGGIVPAPTAPPPVISAATRATERPTPLVKRGDAIVIAVRSGALLITAHGKALSDGAMGDRVRVTNDATRRTLQAVVEGPARVKILTE; from the coding sequence ATGAACCGCCTCTCGATCCTCCTCACCGGCCTGCTGCAGGCGGCCCCGGCGGGAGGCATCGTCCCCGCGCCGACCGCACCGCCGCCCGTCATCTCGGCGGCCACCCGCGCCACCGAGCGGCCGACGCCGCTGGTGAAGCGCGGCGACGCGATCGTGATCGCGGTGCGCTCCGGCGCGCTGCTGATCACCGCGCACGGCAAGGCGCTGTCGGACGGAGCCATGGGCGATCGGGTGCGCGTCACCAACGACGCCACCCGCCGCACGCTGCAGGCCGTGGTCGAGGGCCCGGCCCGCGTCAAAATCCTGACCGAATAG
- the flgG gene encoding flagellar basal-body rod protein FlgG, which translates to MRSLSIAATGMLAQQTNVDVISNNIANMNTTAFKRQRAEFQDLLYQQVSRPGASTSLDGTRVPSGIQLGAGVKTAGIYRIAEQGALTNTGNRYDMAINGEGYFQITLPNGDTAYTRAGSFQLSDQGELVTNDGYLVQPNITIPQGAVDVIVSKTGQVQVKMADQTDLQDVGQIELATFVNEAGLEAIGSNLLMETPASGTPTVAAPGQPGFGSLNQNFLEASNVNPVSEITSLISAQRAYEMNSRVVKASDEMLATSTQLK; encoded by the coding sequence ATGCGCTCTCTCTCCATCGCGGCCACGGGCATGCTGGCCCAGCAGACCAATGTCGACGTCATCTCGAACAACATCGCCAACATGAACACGACCGCCTTCAAGCGGCAGCGTGCGGAATTCCAGGACCTGCTCTACCAGCAGGTGTCGCGCCCCGGCGCCTCCACCAGCCTGGACGGCACGCGCGTGCCCTCGGGCATCCAGCTGGGTGCCGGCGTGAAGACCGCCGGCATCTATCGCATCGCCGAACAGGGCGCGCTCACCAACACCGGCAATCGCTATGACATGGCGATCAACGGCGAGGGCTATTTCCAGATCACGCTGCCGAACGGCGACACCGCTTATACGCGCGCCGGATCCTTCCAGCTCTCCGACCAGGGAGAGCTGGTGACCAACGACGGCTATCTGGTGCAGCCGAACATCACGATCCCGCAGGGCGCCGTGGATGTGATCGTATCCAAGACCGGCCAGGTGCAGGTGAAGATGGCCGACCAGACCGATCTGCAGGATGTCGGCCAGATCGAGCTGGCCACCTTCGTCAACGAAGCGGGGCTGGAGGCGATCGGATCGAACCTGCTGATGGAAACGCCCGCCTCCGGCACGCCCACCGTGGCGGCGCCCGGCCAGCCCGGCTTCGGATCGCTCAACCAGAATTTCCTCGAGGCCTCGAACGTCAATCCGGTGTCCGAGATCACCTCGCTCATCAGCGCCCAGCGCGCCTATGAGATGAACAGCCGCGTCGTGAAGGCGTCGGACGAGATGCTGGCCACCAGCACGCAGCTGAAATGA